In the genome of Sinorhizobium chiapasense, the window GCTCTAACCGTCAGTTCCGAAGCCTGTAGCCGGTGTGGAAAATCCAGGTCAGCACCGACATGCAGACAAGCAGGAAGACGAGAATGATGACAGCGCTCGCGACCGGATTGACGTCGGAAATCTCGAAGAAACTCCAGCGGAAGCCGCTGATCAGATAGAGCACCGGGTTGAAATGACTGACCGCCCGCCAGAACGGCGGCAGCATGTCGATCGAATAGAAGCTGCCGCCAAGAAAGACGAGTGGCGGAACGACCAGCATCGGGATGAGGTTCAACTGTTCGAAATCCTTGGCCCAGATGCCGATGATGAAGCCGAACAAGCTGAAGGTTATCGCCGTCAGTACGAAGAAAAACAGCATTACGAACGGATGGGCGATCGAAAGATCGACGAAGAGCGAGGCTGTCGCGAGGATGATCGTGCCGATCATCAGCCCTTTGGTTGCCGCCGCACCGACATAACCGAGGACGATCTCCAGCATCGATATCGGCGAAGACAATAACTCATAGATCGTGCCGGTGAACTTCGGGAAATAGATGCCGAAGGAGCCGTTGCCGATGCATTGGGTCAGAAGCGTCAACATCATCAGGCCGGGCGTGATAAAGGCGCCATAGGAAACACCGTTTATCTCCTGAATGCGTGCCCCGATCGCGGCACCGAAGACGATGAAATAGAGCGACGTGGATATCACCGGCGAAACGACGCTCTGCAGAAGCGTGCGGCGGGTGCGCGCCATCTCGAAGAAATAGATCGACTTGACTGCCTCGATGTTCAACGTTCCGCCCCCACGATCTCGACGAAAATATCCTCCAGCGAACTCTGCCGCGTGGAAATGTCCTTGAGCCGGATTCCCGCCTCCGCGAGCGCGGCAAGCAGCGCCGTGATCCCGGTCCGCCCGGCGCTCGTATCATAGTCATAGATCAGACAGTCGCCGTCGCCCTCGAGCGTCAGATTGTAGGAGGATAAAGTATCGGGCACGCGTTCCAGCGGTTGGGCGAGGTCGACCCGCAGTTGCTTGCGGCCGAGTTTCGTCATCAACGCCGCCTTCTCCTCCACCAGCAGGATCTCCCCGCCATTGATTACAGCGATCCGGTCGGCGATTTCCTCGGCCTCTTCGATGTAATGCGTGGTCAGAATGATCGTCACGCCCGAGGCGCGAAGCCCACTCACGACGTCCCACATGCTCTTGCGCAGATTGACGTCCACGCCGGCCGTCGGCTCGTCCAGGAAAAGCACCCGCGGTTCGTGCGACAGC includes:
- a CDS encoding ABC transporter permease; this encodes MNIEAVKSIYFFEMARTRRTLLQSVVSPVISTSLYFIVFGAAIGARIQEINGVSYGAFITPGLMMLTLLTQCIGNGSFGIYFPKFTGTIYELLSSPISMLEIVLGYVGAAATKGLMIGTIILATASLFVDLSIAHPFVMLFFFVLTAITFSLFGFIIGIWAKDFEQLNLIPMLVVPPLVFLGGSFYSIDMLPPFWRAVSHFNPVLYLISGFRWSFFEISDVNPVASAVIILVFLLVCMSVLTWIFHTGYRLRN
- a CDS encoding ABC transporter ATP-binding protein, producing MAPIVSVSNLSKTYASGFKALKGVSLDIEQGEILALLGPNGAGKTTMISIICGIVNASGGHVTVDGHDVVHDFRQTRAMIGLVPQELTTDAFETVWNTVSFSRGLHGKKPDPAHIEKVLKDLSLWDKKDNMLRELSGGMKRRVLIAKALSHEPRVLFLDEPTAGVDVNLRKSMWDVVSGLRASGVTIILTTHYIEEAEEIADRIAVINGGEILLVEEKAALMTKLGRKQLRVDLAQPLERVPDTLSSYNLTLEGDGDCLIYDYDTSAGRTGITALLAALAEAGIRLKDISTRQSSLEDIFVEIVGAER